The following coding sequences lie in one Portunus trituberculatus isolate SZX2019 chromosome 12, ASM1759143v1, whole genome shotgun sequence genomic window:
- the LOC123502562 gene encoding uncharacterized protein LOC123502562: MASWMLAALVVSCVLVGSVTPQITFSRSWVPQGKRSSPTGDIPEPLDPCRDARAATLSSLAGHLLDMMNDVAAADHRPLPDDGTTALRLRNAMMDRRRRVA; this comes from the exons ATGGCGAGCTGGATGTTGGCGGCCCTGGTGGTGTCCTGTGTGCTGGTGGGCAGCGTGACTCCTCAGATCACCTTCTCCAGGTCGTGGGTGCCACAGGGGAAGAGGTCCTCCCCAACTGGCGACATCCCCGAGCCTCTGGATCCCTGCAGGGACGCAAGAGCGgccactctctcctcccttgctGGTCACCTCTTG GATATGATGAACGACGTGGCGGCAGCTGACCACCGCCCCCTGCCCGACGACGGCACCACGGCACTCAGGCTCAGGAACGCCATGATGGACAG GCGTCGCCGCGTGGCTTAG